From the genome of Rhizobium binae, one region includes:
- the leuD gene encoding 3-isopropylmalate dehydratase small subunit, which translates to MDKFVKLTGVAAPLPVVNIDTDMIIPKDYLKTIKRTGLGKGLFAEARYNEDGSENPDFVLNKPAYRDAKILVAGDNFGCGSSREHAPWALLDFGIRCVISTSFADIFYNNCFKNGILPIKVSQENLDKLMDDASRGSNAILTVDLENLEITGPDGGSIKFDLDEFKRHCLLNGLDDIGLTMEKGKAIDEFEKKNAASHPWAA; encoded by the coding sequence ATGGATAAATTCGTGAAGCTAACGGGCGTTGCAGCGCCCTTGCCGGTCGTCAACATCGACACCGACATGATCATTCCGAAGGATTACCTGAAGACCATCAAGCGCACCGGCCTCGGCAAAGGCCTTTTCGCCGAAGCCCGTTACAACGAAGACGGCTCCGAAAATCCCGATTTCGTGCTGAACAAGCCGGCCTATCGCGATGCCAAGATCCTGGTCGCCGGCGACAATTTCGGCTGCGGCTCCTCGCGCGAACACGCTCCCTGGGCGCTGCTCGATTTCGGCATCCGCTGCGTGATCTCCACCAGCTTCGCCGACATTTTCTACAATAACTGCTTCAAGAACGGCATCCTGCCGATCAAGGTCAGCCAGGAAAACCTCGACAAGCTGATGGACGATGCCTCGCGCGGCTCCAATGCCATCCTGACCGTCGACCTTGAGAACCTCGAAATCACCGGTCCGGACGGCGGCTCGATCAAATTCGATCTCGACGAATTCAAGCGTCACTGCCTGCTGAACGGCCTCGACGATATCGGCCTGACCATGGAAAAGGGCAAGGCGATCGACGAATTCGAAAAGAAGAACGCCGCTTCGCACCCCTGGGCCGCCTGA
- a CDS encoding ImuA family protein yields MAQNALARERLFALRETIARLEGKPAPALAAAEQEALAQGRKTRQERILPPLPFGVEFVDRALEGGLPLDGITEFRSALSRDAGAASGLAMAVAARLQKQESDAGRLMPLLWIGDAVGTLEAGRPYAPGLRDFGLCPERFLHAAPRKLDEALWLAEAAVESAAFSAVIFEVRGNPAHFGLTESRRLSLRAHAARRPLFLLRQAGVEEASSAALRLHVEPGPSGLRPLPDGSKLAGSIGNPIFRLTLEKSRNPAPLSFLLEWNPHEREFFSVTEPNLLRPPGEQSAHSGAQLPASANRSYRPQAMGALLAFERAS; encoded by the coding sequence ATGGCGCAGAACGCCCTGGCGCGCGAGCGGCTTTTTGCGCTCCGCGAAACCATCGCCAGACTGGAAGGAAAGCCCGCGCCGGCACTTGCGGCAGCGGAGCAGGAGGCCTTGGCGCAAGGACGCAAGACGCGCCAGGAACGCATTCTGCCCCCCTTGCCGTTTGGGGTGGAGTTTGTCGATCGGGCGCTGGAAGGCGGCCTGCCCCTCGACGGGATTACCGAATTCCGCTCCGCGCTGTCTCGCGATGCCGGCGCGGCAAGCGGGCTGGCGATGGCTGTTGCCGCGCGGCTGCAGAAACAGGAATCAGATGCCGGCAGGCTTATGCCGTTGCTCTGGATCGGCGATGCAGTCGGCACGCTGGAGGCCGGCCGTCCCTATGCTCCCGGGCTTCGGGATTTCGGGTTGTGTCCTGAGCGATTTCTCCATGCCGCGCCGCGCAAGCTGGACGAAGCGCTCTGGCTGGCGGAGGCGGCGGTGGAAAGTGCTGCTTTCTCGGCCGTCATCTTCGAAGTGCGGGGCAACCCTGCGCATTTCGGCCTGACCGAAAGCCGCAGGCTCAGTCTCAGGGCGCATGCTGCCCGCCGTCCGCTCTTTCTTCTGCGGCAGGCAGGAGTGGAGGAGGCCAGCAGTGCGGCCTTGCGCCTGCATGTCGAACCGGGACCGTCCGGTCTGCGGCCGTTGCCGGATGGATCGAAGCTTGCCGGCAGTATCGGTAATCCGATTTTCCGTCTCACGCTGGAGAAGAGCCGCAATCCGGCCCCGCTCTCCTTTCTCCTGGAGTGGAATCCCCATGAACGCGAATTTTTCTCCGTCACCGAACCAAACCTCCTTCGTCCTCCAGGCGAACAGTCAGCGCATTCTGGCGCTCAGCTTCCCGCATCTGCCAACCGATCGTATCGCCCGCAGGCGATGGGGGCCCTCCTGGCGTTCGAAAGGGCGTCCTGA
- a CDS encoding metallopeptidase family protein, which produces MARIDQSDDWRDRHAPTISTFESLAMEAYSHLPDEFRQLTTNLTIEIEDFPDDDVFEDMALETPFDLLGLFEGRGISERFTMETGEMPNRIRLYRRPILDYWAENDETLGDIITHVLIHEIGHHFGLSDEDMERIEASAEEATER; this is translated from the coding sequence ATGGCCCGCATAGACCAGAGCGATGATTGGCGGGACCGCCATGCGCCGACGATCAGCACTTTCGAGTCGCTGGCCATGGAGGCCTACAGCCATCTTCCGGATGAATTCCGCCAGCTGACGACCAACCTCACGATCGAGATCGAGGATTTCCCCGATGACGACGTTTTCGAGGACATGGCGCTGGAAACCCCTTTCGATCTTCTCGGCCTTTTCGAGGGCAGGGGCATTTCCGAACGTTTCACGATGGAAACAGGCGAGATGCCGAATCGCATCCGCCTCTACCGGCGCCCTATCCTCGACTACTGGGCCGAGAACGACGAGACGCTCGGCGATATCATCACCCATGTCCTGATCCACGAGATCGGCCACCATTTCGGGCTGAGCGACGAGGACATGGAGCGGATCGAGGCCAGCGCCGAGGAAGCCACCGAGCGCTAA
- the leuB gene encoding 3-isopropylmalate dehydrogenase: MTARNLFLLPGDGIGPEAMGEVRKIIAYMNEAMNAGFVTDEGLVGGSAYDAHGAAISEADMQKALAADAVLFGAVGGPKWDNVPYEVRPEAGLLRLRKDLQLFANLRPAICYPALASASSLKPELVEGLDILIIRELTGGVYFGEPKEIIDRGNGQKRGIDTQVYDTYEIERIAGVAFEMARTRQNRVCSMEKRNVMKSGVLWNQVVTETHKAKYPDVQLEHMLADAGGMQLVRQPKQFDVIVTDNLFGDMLSDVAAMLTGSLGMLPSASLGAPDGKTGKRKALYEPVHGSAPDIAGKGIANPIAMIASFAMCLRYSFNMVKQADDLEKAIANVLDKGIRTGDIMADGCRQVGTVEMGEAILAEFKALSA, from the coding sequence ATGACAGCGCGCAATCTTTTCCTGCTGCCGGGTGACGGCATCGGTCCCGAGGCCATGGGCGAGGTCCGCAAGATCATCGCCTACATGAACGAGGCGATGAATGCCGGTTTCGTCACCGACGAAGGCCTTGTCGGCGGCTCCGCCTATGATGCCCATGGCGCGGCGATCTCGGAAGCCGACATGCAGAAGGCGCTGGCCGCCGATGCCGTTCTGTTCGGCGCCGTCGGCGGCCCGAAATGGGATAACGTGCCTTATGAAGTTCGTCCGGAAGCCGGCCTGCTTCGCCTGCGCAAGGATCTGCAGCTCTTCGCCAATCTGCGTCCCGCCATCTGCTATCCGGCCCTTGCCTCGGCTTCGTCGCTGAAGCCGGAACTGGTCGAAGGTCTCGATATCCTGATCATCCGCGAGCTGACCGGTGGCGTCTATTTCGGCGAGCCGAAGGAAATCATCGATCGCGGCAACGGCCAGAAGCGCGGCATCGACACGCAGGTCTACGACACCTACGAGATCGAACGTATCGCCGGCGTCGCCTTCGAAATGGCCCGCACGCGCCAGAACCGCGTCTGCTCCATGGAAAAGCGCAACGTCATGAAGTCGGGCGTGCTCTGGAACCAGGTGGTGACCGAGACGCACAAGGCGAAATATCCCGACGTCCAGCTCGAACATATGCTCGCCGATGCCGGCGGCATGCAGCTGGTGCGCCAGCCGAAGCAGTTCGACGTCATCGTTACCGACAATCTCTTCGGCGACATGCTCTCCGACGTCGCTGCGATGCTGACCGGCTCGCTCGGCATGCTGCCATCTGCCTCGCTCGGCGCGCCGGACGGCAAGACCGGCAAGCGCAAGGCGCTCTACGAGCCGGTGCACGGCTCGGCCCCCGATATTGCCGGCAAGGGCATCGCCAATCCGATCGCCATGATCGCCTCCTTCGCCATGTGCCTGCGTTATTCCTTCAATATGGTGAAGCAAGCCGACGATCTGGAAAAGGCGATCGCCAACGTGCTCGACAAGGGCATCCGCACCGGCGACATCATGGCCGACGGCTGCAGGCAGGTCGGCACGGTGGAGATGGGCGAGGCGATCCTCGCCGAGTTCAAGGCGCTTTCCGCCTGA
- a CDS encoding VOC family protein, whose product MDTTTENNPVKLPPVKNGLLPYLTVDGAVKAAEFYKKAFGAEEAHRVPVDESGRTMHIHLYINGSSLMLADAYPEYGHPFKGHEGFAIQLVIDDIDFWWERAVAAGAEVVMPIELMFWGDRYGQLRDPFGVLWGLNAPSK is encoded by the coding sequence ATGGATACGACGACGGAAAACAATCCGGTCAAGTTGCCGCCGGTCAAGAATGGTCTGCTGCCCTATCTGACGGTCGACGGCGCGGTGAAAGCCGCGGAATTCTACAAGAAGGCCTTCGGCGCCGAAGAGGCCCACCGGGTGCCGGTCGACGAGAGCGGCCGCACGATGCATATTCATCTCTACATTAACGGCAGCTCTCTTATGCTCGCCGATGCCTATCCCGAATACGGTCACCCCTTCAAAGGCCATGAAGGCTTCGCCATCCAGCTGGTCATCGACGACATCGATTTCTGGTGGGAGCGCGCGGTGGCGGCCGGCGCCGAAGTCGTCATGCCGATCGAGCTGATGTTCTGGGGCGACCGCTACGGCCAGCTTCGCGATCCGTTCGGCGTGCTCTGGGGCTTGAACGCGCCGAGCAAGTAA
- a CDS encoding HpcH/HpaI aldolase/citrate lyase family protein yields MSRTTPLRSLHLRRSVLSVPAVNLRALEKSRSLDCDAVIFDLEDSVSPEKKGQARENLRAFFAGPPLEGKERIIRINSLSSEFGAADLDLVKALLPDAVLLPKVDEPSDVTDVSDLLADADAPEDLRIWAMIETPRGVLNVGAIAGSGRTPGARLDCLVVGLNDLRKETGVLPQPGRTYLVPWLMQVILAVKAYGFDALDSVFNDFQDGEGFDAECRQGRAMGFAGKMLIHPAQIAVANRHFGPSLEEIAEAEAIISAFAAPDARGLNVINANGRMIERLHLVQAEAVVHKARLMSARKPA; encoded by the coding sequence ATGAGCCGAACCACACCTCTCCGTTCCCTGCATCTGCGCCGCTCGGTGCTGAGCGTGCCCGCGGTCAATCTGCGGGCGCTTGAAAAAAGCCGTTCCCTTGATTGCGATGCGGTTATTTTTGACCTGGAGGATTCTGTCTCGCCCGAGAAGAAGGGTCAGGCGCGGGAAAACCTGCGGGCCTTTTTTGCCGGGCCGCCGCTCGAGGGCAAGGAGAGGATCATCCGCATCAATTCTTTGTCATCCGAATTCGGAGCAGCGGATCTCGATCTGGTCAAGGCGCTTTTGCCCGATGCCGTGCTGCTGCCGAAGGTGGACGAACCTAGCGATGTCACTGACGTCAGCGATCTGCTTGCCGATGCGGATGCGCCGGAGGACCTACGCATTTGGGCGATGATCGAGACGCCGCGCGGCGTGCTGAATGTCGGGGCGATCGCCGGATCCGGCCGCACGCCGGGTGCAAGGCTCGATTGCCTCGTCGTCGGGCTCAACGACCTGCGCAAGGAAACGGGCGTGCTTCCCCAGCCGGGGCGGACCTATCTCGTGCCCTGGCTGATGCAGGTCATTCTGGCGGTCAAGGCCTATGGGTTCGATGCGCTCGACAGCGTCTTCAATGATTTCCAAGATGGCGAAGGTTTCGATGCCGAATGCAGGCAGGGCCGCGCCATGGGTTTTGCCGGTAAGATGCTGATCCATCCCGCGCAGATCGCAGTGGCCAACCGGCATTTCGGGCCGAGCCTGGAAGAGATTGCGGAGGCTGAGGCGATCATATCAGCCTTTGCCGCGCCTGACGCCAGGGGTCTCAACGTCATCAATGCGAACGGGCGAATGATCGAACGGCTGCACCTTGTCCAGGCCGAGGCTGTGGTTCATAAAGCTCGCCTGATGTCTGCAAGAAAGCCCGCCTGA
- a CDS encoding DUF1737 domain-containing protein yields MKLYRFLTGPDDASFCHKVTAALNKGWSLEGSPTYAFNAATGAMQCGQAVVKTVEGKDYDPDMKLSEQ; encoded by the coding sequence ATGAAACTCTACCGCTTCCTGACCGGTCCCGACGACGCCTCGTTCTGCCACAAGGTCACTGCCGCCCTCAACAAGGGCTGGTCGCTGGAGGGGTCGCCGACCTATGCCTTCAATGCCGCAACCGGCGCGATGCAGTGCGGCCAAGCCGTCGTCAAGACCGTCGAAGGCAAGGATTACGATCCGGATATGAAACTCTCGGAGCAGTGA
- a CDS encoding Y-family DNA polymerase, protein MRLTALDELAERLGLKKEQGVAEARAMYPTLDVVEEDPAADRRLLEAIADWCDRYTPLVAFDGRDGLFLDITGCTHLFGGEKALLKDILSRLFHMGIDARGAISSSPGLSWAVSRFGQSGVIEDVETEQVLMSLPVAALRLQGQTVDALNKLGLKYIGDIINAPRAPLTRRFGPELLLRLDQALGHEEEAVSPRRPVASLSAESRLIEPIGTEEQILAVTRQVAVSLQPSLEARGAGGRVFELVLFRVDGRVFRLSVGASQPLREPKFIAGLFSERLQAVYDDLDAGYGFEIVRLNVVRHDPFNEAQADFEGDRQGEISLSAFVDRVSARLGEDCLQSFQLRESHVPERAVIAIPAMDNLSRRGKAEPNGSLPFRQERPLRLFATPEPVETVLAEVPDGPPQIFRWRRMQHQVAKSEGPERIAMEWWIDGSDAEARDYFRIEDESGHRFWIYRRGFYGREVDPRWFMHGVFA, encoded by the coding sequence ATGCGGCTGACGGCTCTGGACGAATTGGCCGAGCGGTTGGGGCTGAAGAAGGAACAGGGCGTGGCCGAAGCGCGTGCCATGTATCCGACGCTCGATGTGGTGGAAGAGGATCCGGCCGCCGATCGCCGGCTGCTGGAGGCAATTGCCGACTGGTGCGACCGGTATACGCCTTTGGTGGCCTTTGACGGCAGGGACGGCCTGTTTCTCGACATTACCGGCTGCACGCATCTCTTCGGCGGCGAAAAGGCGCTTCTCAAGGATATTCTGTCGCGGCTCTTTCATATGGGGATCGATGCGCGGGGGGCGATCTCATCGTCACCGGGACTTTCCTGGGCCGTGTCGCGCTTCGGGCAAAGCGGCGTGATCGAAGACGTGGAGACGGAGCAAGTGCTGATGTCTTTGCCAGTCGCGGCCTTGCGGCTGCAGGGGCAAACCGTTGATGCGCTGAACAAGCTCGGTCTGAAATATATCGGCGACATCATCAATGCGCCGCGGGCGCCGCTGACCCGCCGATTCGGGCCGGAATTGCTTCTGCGTCTCGACCAGGCGCTGGGACATGAAGAGGAAGCGGTTTCGCCCCGTCGTCCCGTCGCCAGCCTTTCGGCCGAAAGCCGCCTGATCGAGCCGATCGGAACGGAAGAACAGATCCTTGCCGTCACCAGGCAGGTCGCCGTGTCGCTGCAGCCGTCGCTGGAGGCACGAGGCGCCGGCGGGCGGGTGTTCGAATTGGTTCTCTTCCGCGTCGACGGCAGGGTCTTCCGTCTTTCCGTCGGCGCTTCGCAACCGCTTCGCGAACCGAAATTTATCGCCGGGCTTTTTTCCGAGCGCCTGCAGGCGGTCTATGACGATCTCGATGCCGGTTATGGTTTCGAGATCGTGCGGCTGAATGTGGTGCGGCATGATCCCTTCAACGAAGCGCAGGCTGATTTCGAGGGCGATCGTCAGGGAGAAATCTCCCTTTCGGCTTTCGTCGACCGTGTCTCCGCCCGGCTGGGTGAGGATTGTCTGCAAAGTTTCCAACTTCGGGAGAGCCATGTGCCGGAGCGCGCCGTCATCGCGATTCCGGCGATGGACAATCTTTCAAGACGCGGGAAAGCCGAGCCGAACGGTTCTCTTCCTTTCCGCCAAGAGCGCCCGTTGAGGCTTTTTGCGACGCCAGAGCCTGTCGAGACCGTGCTCGCCGAAGTGCCCGATGGTCCGCCGCAAATCTTTCGCTGGCGGCGCATGCAGCACCAAGTGGCAAAAAGCGAAGGTCCGGAGCGGATTGCCATGGAATGGTGGATCGACGGAAGTGACGCGGAGGCGCGCGATTATTTCCGCATCGAGGACGAGAGCGGCCATCGCTTCTGGATCTATCGTCGAGGTTTCTATGGCCGGGAAGTCGATCCCCGCTGGTTCATGCACGGGGTGTTTGCATGA
- a CDS encoding pyridoxal-phosphate dependent enzyme, whose product MPSAPLHLDTPLARTAPDYSASGKPLWLKLDAMQPSGSFKLRGVGRLCQHEVDNGAREIFCASGGNAGIAAAYAGRALGVPVTIVVPETTAADVRQTIAATGANVLVHGAVFDEANAHAVELARSRKASYVHPFDHPLLWDGHATLIDEVVAKGAKFDCVVTSVGGGGLLAGIVEGLKRNGLSDVPVIAVETEGAASLHGSLKANERITLPAITSIATSLGARQVAQHVFDLPKQHPVESVLVSDVDAVAACLKFADAQRILVEPACGAALAVADVHAGLLARFDNPLIEVCGGIGVSLEKLRFWKERFL is encoded by the coding sequence ATGCCTTCAGCGCCTCTTCATCTCGACACGCCTCTGGCTCGAACAGCGCCTGATTACAGCGCCAGCGGCAAGCCGCTCTGGCTGAAGCTCGATGCAATGCAGCCCTCCGGCAGCTTCAAGCTGCGCGGCGTCGGCCGGCTTTGCCAGCACGAGGTGGACAATGGCGCGCGCGAGATCTTCTGTGCTTCCGGCGGCAATGCCGGCATTGCCGCTGCCTATGCCGGCCGGGCGCTCGGCGTGCCGGTCACGATCGTCGTGCCGGAGACGACGGCGGCCGATGTCCGGCAGACGATTGCGGCAACCGGCGCGAATGTCCTCGTGCACGGAGCCGTTTTCGACGAAGCCAATGCCCACGCGGTCGAACTCGCCCGCAGCCGCAAGGCAAGTTATGTGCATCCTTTCGACCATCCGCTTCTGTGGGATGGCCACGCGACGCTGATCGACGAAGTGGTGGCGAAGGGTGCAAAATTTGACTGCGTCGTCACCAGCGTCGGCGGCGGCGGGCTGCTTGCCGGCATCGTCGAGGGACTGAAGCGGAATGGGCTTTCCGACGTGCCTGTGATTGCCGTCGAAACCGAAGGGGCGGCTTCGCTGCATGGAAGCCTCAAGGCAAATGAGCGCATTACCCTGCCCGCAATCACCTCTATCGCCACATCGCTCGGTGCGCGGCAGGTGGCCCAGCATGTCTTCGACCTGCCGAAACAGCATCCGGTCGAAAGCGTTCTCGTCAGCGATGTCGATGCCGTTGCCGCCTGCCTGAAGTTTGCCGATGCGCAGCGCATTCTGGTCGAGCCGGCTTGCGGTGCTGCTCTTGCCGTTGCCGATGTGCATGCCGGGCTGTTGGCGCGCTTCGACAATCCGCTGATCGAAGTCTGCGGCGGCATCGGCGTGTCGCTGGAAAAGCTGAGGTTCTGGAAAGAGCGGTTTCTCTGA